The Xylocopa sonorina isolate GNS202 chromosome 11, iyXylSono1_principal, whole genome shotgun sequence genome includes the window ACGAATGCAACATTTTAGGGACGAAATGTATGCTTACCTTCAATAGTTTCGTAGCTTCGTCGTACTGAGGTGGCGGTGGTTTCCCATCCTCGGTGGTTGCGgtttgctgctgttgttgctgctgttgctgtgcCTGCGCCTGCGCCACTAAGGCACTTAGCAGCGAATTATTCAGTTTAGTAGGTTTCGGTAAGTTGAAAACTATCGCAGCAGGAATTTGCACGGTCGCACTGTTCTTCGTCTGATTCTTCTTGTTGTTGATCGCTGTCAACGCGGAGGAGTCCAGAATGGCAGTAGTATTATTCGGCTGTGCCTGCAAGAACGCAGCCAAGCTAGCTTTCGCGTTCAGCTGCTGGAACGTAGCGTGTTGCTGCTGCGTTTGCTGCTGggactgttgctgttgctgctgctgctgctgctgttggtgttgttgctgctgctgttgcaaaTGCTGCAACTGCTGCATGTGATGCGCCAGCTGCTGTTGCTGCATCTTGTTCTGAATGTGTTGCTGCAACACCAGCTTCTCAGCGTGGACCGTAGACGGTTGGGTCTGACGGATCTGTTGAAGCTGTTGCTGAGACTTGAACAATTCACGTTGCAACTCCTCTATCCGCTTTCTCTGCTCTTTGATTATGTCGTCTCCTGAAACACGGACTATATCGTGAAAACACCGACGTGTGTTGTGTTGCGAGAGGTTCATTAGCTGTTCGAAAACTGTGCTATTGTACAGAACACCCTCTAACAATTACACCGCGCGGTTAACGTACGCGTAGTCCCAATTCGTTGCTTATTCTCGCGTCTAACTGGCAGTCTAATAATTATAGAGCGACGAAAGAAATTGTTCGCGCGTTTAATTtcgttgaaacgaatacgatggCGGTTGCTTGTTCAAGTACCTGGAGGACTGGACGGGTCGTCGTGCTCGCTGCCGTGCGGCGAATCCGTCCGTGGACTGTTCGGCTCGTCCTTGACGGCGAAGCCGGGACTCTTGGCATGGGAGCTAGACTCGTCGGATGTCACTAGCCCGGGGGTGTCCATCAATATGTGGCCCATGTGCGTCACGTGCGGTCCATTTGAGCTAGACGTCGAATTACCGCTAGACGACTCCGTGAACGGCTTCAATCTCTCGATCAGCTGTGGCTTCGAGCCAGACACCGGTAGATTTCGACGTTTCAGTTCCACTTTGAGATCGCTTACTGAAAAGATCAACATTTATCCCGGTCAGTCATTGGTGTCGCTCTGCGCTATGTTTCTATCGTCTATTCTGGTCGATAATTAATCGGCCTCTTAACTCGTTTCAACGTGCTCATCATCGGGTGTTCAGAAAACAAGGAACGTCGCTACAGCGACACAGAGCAGAAAAGAAATTGAACTTGAAGGATAATAGAAAAGAAAACGTACAATAGAGAAAGAGGAATATTAAGGAGGAGGGGTTTCGAGTGGTGAGTTTACCTTTCATATCCTCGAGCTTGCCCAAAGGCCTCAAGGGGGGTTGCTCCGAGGGGTTGTTCGAGGAATTCGAGGGCGCAGGACTCGGCGCGTTGAGGCTGCTACCGCTGTTGCTGCCGGCGTCACTGGCGCCGCTGCTATTCAGGGACAATGGCTTTTGTGCTGCCGGTAGAATGATCTGGGGATACTGAATAAGAGAGAGAACAGTGCCGAATTACGCAACGTTCGAACGTTCTGCGAGGTTCGAGAGAGCCAGGTTGTACGTTAATTACATAAAACAACCGTTCGAATCGTGTAACCGCTACGTGGCCTCGCAACACGGGGCCGGCCGATCTTCGATTATAAATTTAGACGTAATAACGTGATTGCTATGCAAATTGCTGGGGAGAAAGCACGTTAGCGTTAACGAGACACATCCGGTTGAGATTCGCCCGGTTCGCTCGAGTGTTGCTAACGAGCGTGGAAAGTGGACGTTTTATAGCATTTCTATTTGCCTGGCGCGATCACTTTCATCAAGGTGTGCGCGTGTACCTTGTGCTGCCATTCGAGCTGCCACTGGAGGAagagctgctgctgctgcagaAGTAACTCGTAACTGGTCTCGCCGGGCGGCGCTGAACCGAGGCCGGAAGTCGTCGACGAGACAGAGGTCTTCTGCGCGTTCGGCGGGCCCTGGCAACAGACATCGTTCAACGTCAGTCGATATTAATCACCACCGGCGAATTAAAGGAGGCTTGGCGTCATCCGTTCCTAGATTAACTTAATTGCTTAATCGCAGAATCATTCGGAACAACGTTGCTTCACCATCGAATTACATTTGCGTATTCGTTCCTTCGATCGATTCACGTTCTCACGTATGATACAACGGAAGTTAGTCGACGCAACGCCCTTCTACACGTTTCAATCGTTCCCACGAGAACGCATCGACGAGAAAAAGTTAGCGTTAACTCTGAAAAATGAAGTTAAAGGTCAAAGAGAATCGGCTACGTAGGAGAATCCCAACGCTCCTCTGATAAATGATACATCAAGATGTTTCCTGCACCCTCATTTGCACGCCCGTTCCCGGTTCGCATTCACGCGGACTACGCCATATCCTGAATGTTTCGGGAGCGTGGTCCGAGCCCTTGGCACCTATCGTGGTCCTCTCTGGTCCCTGGGCCCCTCTGTTCCACCGTCCCCGAGTCGCGAACCGTTCGGACCCCCTTGGAACCGCTTCTTCGCCGTTACCTGGCTTCCTCGCTCTTAGGTGCAATTAGCGCTCGAATTACTCAGAGCTAACGAGGTGGGTCCCCGGACCGCAGGCCCTTCGAAAGATCGCGAGAGTTAATCACCCGATACGATCTCCTTCTGCGCGTCTCTCTTTGCTCCTTGCTTGTATAGAAGAAGAGGGAGGGATCGCTCCCTCGCGGGCTACGGGAGCCGAGATTTACCGGCCGTCCGTATCCCTTTTTACTTTACTTTTACTCCGTCTACGCTTCCTCCTTCCCCTCAACCCGCTACGATacctttttttcctctctttgcCCATTCTCGTTCGCTTCTTTTTCTCCTCCCAGCCGTTTTTTGCCCTCTGCGAGCGCGTCTTGGACTTTTTTTCAGGTTCCTCTTTGTCTCTGCTCCCCCTTCGTTCTAGCTCCATTTTCTTTCCCTCTCATCAATTTTTGCTATCGTTCCTCGTGTACTTGATACACGACTACTTGCTCTTCTAGCTTTTTTTCTTTGTTCATCAATTTTTAACGCTTTTTTTTAGGTGTCGTTTGTTCCATGGAATAACCAGTGACTAGTCTATTTTTTACTGTAGACGAAGTGTGGCACGTCCGAGTTTTGACGTAGCTCTCGCATTTACGAATTTATATGAAAATAATTAATCGACGTCAGCATGGTCCTCCCATAGACGTCGACTGTAGTCGTCGTTGAGAGCGAAAGGGGAGGATGAGCATTTAGTATACGAGAAGTTACTTTACGTACTCGAAAATGTACCCCAATTTAACCTCGCATAGCCGAATGTTGTAACGAGGCGTGCCGTGAAACGTTACGCGCGGTTTTTACTTTCGCGCATCCGGGTTTCAGCGTTTAAGTAATATATTTGCACCTTACGGACGGTAAAAGCCGCGCGTTCACGCCCACCATCCAGAAATATAAACAGAATCAAGAGTGAAAGTAGTCAAGGCTTCGTGTATCCTGTCGTTGCACCATTTATATGCCATCGATGTAATCGACGCAGTGCAAATAACACGCAAAAGGAATTACTATCGAAGATCCAATAGGGAAGCACGTGTCGCATAGTGGGTCGCAACCCTCTCGAGAAAAAATGTCTGGCGGAAGAATTATTGGCAGGTCCCTGTGGGGAGAGAATAAAAAGGACTCACTTTGTACTCGTGGAACTTGATGGTACGGGTCTTAGGTTGGCTCTTGGTCTTCGACTTCTTCCTGTTCTTATCCTTGCCGGGCGCGTCGCTCCTCTGGCACGTGGTAGCGGCTATGGGGCTTGGTTGCGGCCTGGGGGTGATGGCGGCCGGCGGTGGTGCCGGTGGCGACGCTATCGAGATATTGGAAAGGGGACTCAGGCTGGACGTGGTTGAACCCAAGGACATCGGACTCGGCGCCGGCGCCAGTGGAAGGAGGGTCGTCGATGGTCCGTTTGTCTGACTCGCCTGTTAACAGAGACCGTTTTGTCCTTTTTTTATCACCGTGGAATCCTCGACTAATCAACTGCAACTGCACTTCCCTGCGTCTACAATTTATGAGCAGCGTTAAACGTCCGGACGTAAAACTGTTCTTGTTTTAATTGACAACGCCGTTTCGCGTTTGACGATCCCGGGCGTCTCTCTCTTCCGAGAGGACGCCATTATGGTCCATCTGTATTTACAGCACTGCTCGTAATTGGCTCGCCGGCAACTCGGTTACAACAATCGATGAAACAATTATTCGAGTGGAATAATCCATGAAGATTATCGAAGAAACCTTTATTTCGAGTTTGATTCGAGCGATCACGAGCAGTACCATGGATCGATCGATAAATCATCTGGAAATACTCGTTCCCAATGCGCTCACCTGCGTGGATGCATGCTGCTGGTTATGTTGAGCCTGCTGCTGcgactgttgctgttgctgttgctgcgaGCCGACAACGGTGTTGCACAGCTCCGCGAACGTTTGTATCGTATTCGACTCTTTCGAGGCTTGTTGAAACACTGGCGACGTGGACGATACAACCACGGCACCGCCGGTTGTTGGAATACTAAGGGAAACTGTAACTATCCCCGCCGAGGCTGCCGCAGTCTCTAACACGTCCGATCGGGACTCTAGCTGCGGCGAGGGTGCACCTTCTGAACTCTGTGAGTCGTCCTCGAAGGTGATGTAGTGGTCCGGGTGCTGGGGCTTCGTTACTTGGCCCTCGCAGGTGGCCTTGAAGGGAATGTGGCCCTCTGCAAGTGGACAGCCACGATTATAGAACAACTTTCTCATCAATAATTCGTTGCAGTTTCGTTAATAATTTATGTTCTTGCCAATGTTGTTACGTGAGGTTGTTGGCTAATTAACGATTGGCTACACCTGTGTCTCTTTTTACAAGTTTTATTTACTTTCATGCGACGGTTTttaaaagtcataaaaatccatCCCCTTGTGTCGATGTACAGCACAGCGCAGCTGTGCTTGCTTTTTTAATCCTCCTAAACGCATACAGCAAATATACTAATTGGCTGTCGGTTACTCGTAATTAATCGCACAAATGAACGATCACTTTTTTGCACGGTACTCATCCACCGTGTACAGAATGACACAGGTGCGCGCATATCTTACCGAGGGGAAAGTCAAGAATTTTGTACGTACATTTTTATAGTCGTAATAAAGTAACAAAGGATGCATCTCTGTGGTAATGGAATATCAGAAAGAAGCGCGAGCGTATTAATTTCGATCAAAACGTTCGGAGAACACGGCAACGTTCACCGGCCGTTGGGAACGCGCGGTGCGTTCCACGCATTCGCATCGCTCAAAAGCGCAACCCTCGAAAACTGCTCCCTATTATTCATCAGGCGATAACGACGTGCTCTTTTACGAACGTCTACTAGGATATCGATCAAGATCGCGGCGAGGTGGGCTGGGATTGATGCATGCCACTCACCTTTGACCGCCCTTTCAATGGGCTCCTCCGTGTGGAGAATATTCTTCTGGATGAGCTCGAGCGGTCCAGGTCGATGACTGAGCTGGTCGTTCAGCTGGTCGGCTAGCCTGGCCTTCTTCAACATCCGTTGCCTCTCGGCCAGGCTCGGGTCCACGTGACCTACATCCTCAAGGATATGCTGCCTGACCAGCTCCTCCCGGCCCGGTCTCTGCTGGATTTTCGCCTTCAGCAGATCACCGGTTTTCGCCCGCTCCAACTGCTTGCGTTGCTCGTGGAACGCCGGTGGTGTTTTCAAAGCTGTCGCAACAGAGACGGACACTCGTTAGGTTTCCAAGTAAACGGCGACGATCATTCCGTGGACATCAATTTCTCAGACTAATTATATTACATTCCCGGTAATTTGCTCCACGTGGCGGTAAAAGTCGCGACTACCGTTGTCACGGTCGCGTGAAACTTTTTCGCGGTGGGTTTTTTACGTAACGTAAAAATCGTGGCTTTTACCAGCTTATGCAAACGAACCCATACGCGACGGTGACGTTGGCGACCGACTCGATGCAGCGGGCAGTCAGCTTCTTACGCGCTCTCGTCGAAATTAACGGGCGAAAATACACGTTTAGAAATTTGAGGAACTCGTTGAGGAGGTCGCGCGTCCCCTCGATTCCATCGTACGAAAGTATTCCAAGAATCGGACCGATCGCTCGAAGGGACGCTCTTTCCTTTAAGGATCGTTGGAGAAAAAGTGCTCGGGCCACGTTCTCTCGCGGCGGAATTAAATCTCGGCCGCGATATACGGCCCGGAAGATTTTATCTTCCGCGGGGGACATTTAAATCACGGCTCGCGGCGGTATGCGACTACTTTCATCGAGCTTTCCTCGAGCTCGTCGATAGCGGAGAGGATCGCGCGGCGAACGCGAAGGGCGCGGTCTAATAAAAGAACCCGGGGCCCGTATGAAAAAGCACTTTCGAAGCTTTTAGGGTGTCCTCCGACGCGCATGCTGTACGCATCAATTTCCGGGACGATGGCCGCCAAAGGTCTGCTTCGCGTGGCGTCATTTCGGTGTCAACGTCAAACGACTCATTGCATTCCACCACGCCATTAAGTCCCCGGATAAATGATCCCCGAAGCGTTTCGTTTCCCTCTACGCGAGCACCCCGCGCCACTATTTCCGTACCGCGCGCCGCAGTTTCGTTCGCACGGAATGAAAGGCTCTCGAGAGAGCCACCGACGCGCGCCAACGTGGCAATGGAAACGTGGAAATAAGCGGCTCGTAGCCGCGGTAAATTATCGCGTACCTTAATTCCGATCGCGGTCACCGCGACACCGCGCCCAGTCCCGCGGTTTACACGTGCCGCAGCTATGCTCATCATCGCGGAAGATGGAATTTTCGGCGCGTATTCCTCGCGCAATTCTGAACTTTCAAACGAGCGATGAAGAAGCTCTATTCTTGGACgagatattaattgtaaacaggAGAATAGTTGCAGCGATTTGCTCGACGATGATATAAAGAGCATTGTTCGATCGTACGAACGCAGCATGGTAGCAACGCTCTTTAGAAGCGCGGAACTCGGTGAACCGCGAATCGAAAACGCCGCTCGCAAAGGCGGCTTGGTGGTGAACGTACACGTATACAGTTGGGACCGTTGGTAGGAAATGCTAAAATTAGCCGAACGAGTCGATTTAATTAGGCCTTTCCAACATCCTCGAGCAATGGCTCGCGGCTTTTGTCTCACCCACGCGCGCTCCTAGCGAAGCCTAGCCGCGGGTGTATCGATTGTACGCGCGAGCCAGCTGTGACCCACTTGTCTAGTTTCTATCGAGACGCGCGTAAATCACCGGCCAATGGACACGCACAGAACCGACAGACCTCGGGTTCTTGCGATCATAAAAACAAACGATGCGCTCGTCGTAGCGGTCGCTCGCGGATTTCGTCCAATAAATTCCCATCGCCGTGGAACTTTATCGTTCGCGTCCAACTGCGTCCCGATCTTCGTACTCTCTCGTCGTCGCTCGCGATATTTACGGGAAATTGCCGTGGCGACTACCAATCCTCGAACGTGTGCGTGTCTCGATTTTCATGCAAATGGAATCGTTCTGTTTTCGGTGAAAGTGGCCAAGGCGCATCGCGTCCGCGTCTTCTAAATGTTTCTCGCCCGCACCGATAAAAATTAATGCGCGCCGGGCTCCTGCGAGCAACGATACGGTAACTGCAAGCCAAAACATTCGGTTACTTAATACCCAGACGCGATGTAAATAACATAGGTGATGTAATCGTCGAGAACAGCTCATCGGGCAGACATTCGGACAAAGCGCGAAGGGAAGTGGCACCCTTAAATCATTGGCAATTGGACGCGACAGACAGTAGCCGTAACAGTGCAATTAGGGGGCTGAATTTACAAGTCCCGATCGAACGATCCCAGTCGCATCGTCCTCGTCGACAACGTCATTAAGCTGAATTTAATAAACGTAACGACTTGTTCAACCAGTCGCGAGTTTCGGGGAATTTAGTCGAAGGTATCCTGATGAGTGTATCAGTAATAAAGATCTCAGCGAGCCATTGATAAGTATAGATACTCTAAAATTTGTCTTATTATTTCATTAGAAAATACAAAGTTTAGAAATTGG containing:
- the LOC143428725 gene encoding uncharacterized protein LOC143428725 isoform X1, which gives rise to MPEPRAKRCKHCDESGHRLDSGSPFWRIQLDQDLLDTISAIYPEWFKDYTNTRASTSSSSSTSGGQLNTEGIVAADTSAVLEHKAAKGDQKSKSKAKKPDSLKDKERDRKEARRESKDERDAGNCKKGTKPSPQQDKAADVAGRKTAGVPGSQAVEMAEGNQSPPKAEVDDSPLQHAMDRNKESLKVKLMLRRPINQLVAQGIMPPLKTPPAFHEQRKQLERAKTGDLLKAKIQQRPGREELVRQHILEDVGHVDPSLAERQRMLKKARLADQLNDQLSHRPGPLELIQKNILHTEEPIERAVKEGHIPFKATCEGQVTKPQHPDHYITFEDDSQSSEGAPSPQLESRSDVLETAAASAGIVTVSLSIPTTGGAVVVSSTSPVFQQASKESNTIQTFAELCNTVVGSQQQQQQQSQQQAQHNQQHASTQASQTNGPSTTLLPLAPAPSPMSLGSTTSSLSPLSNISIASPPAPPPAAITPRPQPSPIAATTCQRSDAPGKDKNRKKSKTKSQPKTRTIKFHEYKGPPNAQKTSVSSTTSGLGSAPPGETSYELLLQQQQLFLQWQLEWQHKYPQIILPAAQKPLSLNSSGASDAGSNSGSSLNAPSPAPSNSSNNPSEQPPLRPLGKLEDMKVSDLKVELKRRNLPVSGSKPQLIERLKPFTESSSGNSTSSSNGPHVTHMGHILMDTPGLVTSDESSSHAKSPGFAVKDEPNSPRTDSPHGSEHDDPSSPPVRVSGDDIIKEQRKRIEELQRELFKSQQQLQQIRQTQPSTVHAEKLVLQQHIQNKMQQQQLAHHMQQLQHLQQQQQQHQQQQQQQQQQQSQQQTQQQHATFQQLNAKASLAAFLQAQPNNTTAILDSSALTAINNKKNQTKNSATVQIPAAIVFNLPKPTKLNNSLLSALVAQAQAQQQQQQQQQTATTEDGKPPPPQYDEATKLLKVKLEPVQKSHIKSQVVDDVLEILIKNGELPPSAAQDPSTPTIPNRQLPQNLVFTAPADSQTHSLVFTAASPISPISPIAMEVSQSDCVSSPAPAPPPPPPLPLATFSIQLPTSLQQLQQQEEITSFSTDLLTSEGDLDAAMLLSPQSAQQASPDPQPPQEVTSSDNANLDLKELELDLETLDTMDFSQLECDLGVKMEAPPELMDIGDMPMDMDDSDWLDSLMPQSPPNAPTTVSNHQPMPPTSLSSGTDIYDPLLASSQDPFDLFNMEDPDFKMSSDLSLTWDKVDFAT
- the LOC143428725 gene encoding uncharacterized protein LOC143428725 isoform X2, which produces MPEPRAKRCKHCDESGHRLDSGSPFWRIQLDQDLLDTISAIYPEWFKDYTNTRASTSSSSSTSGGQLNTEGIVAADTSAVLEHKAAKGDQKSKSKAKKPDSLKDKERDRKEARRESKDERDAGNCKKGTKPSPQQDKAADVAGRKTAGVPGSQAVEMAEGNQSPPKAEVDDSPLQHAMDRNKESLKVKLMLRRPINQLVAQGIMPPLKTPPAFHEQRKQLERAKTGDLLKAKIQQRPGREELVRQHILEDVGHVDPSLAERQRMLKKARLADQLNDQLSHRPGPLELIQKNILHTEEPIERAVKEGHIPFKATCEGQVTKPQHPDHYITFEDDSQSSEGAPSPQLESRSDVLETAAASAGIVTVSLSIPTTGGAVVVSSTSPVFQQASKESNTIQTFAELCNTVVGSQQQQQQQSQQQAQHNQQHASTQASQTNGPSTTLLPLAPAPSPMSLGSTTSSLSPLSNISIASPPAPPPAAITPRPQPSPIAATTCQRSDAPGKDKNRKKSKTKSQPKTRTIKFHEYKGPPNAQKTSVSSTTSGLGSAPPGETSYELLLQQQQLFLQWQLEWQHKYPQIILPAAQKPLSLNSSGASDAGSNSGSSLNAPSPAPSNSSNNPSEQPPLRPLGKLEDMKVSDLKVELKRRNLPVSGSKPQLIERLKPFTESSSGNSTSSSNGPHVTHMGHILMDTPGLVTSDESSSHAKSPGFAVKDEPNSPRTDSPHGSEHDDPSSPPGDDIIKEQRKRIEELQRELFKSQQQLQQIRQTQPSTVHAEKLVLQQHIQNKMQQQQLAHHMQQLQHLQQQQQQHQQQQQQQQQQQSQQQTQQQHATFQQLNAKASLAAFLQAQPNNTTAILDSSALTAINNKKNQTKNSATVQIPAAIVFNLPKPTKLNNSLLSALVAQAQAQQQQQQQQQTATTEDGKPPPPQYDEATKLLKVKLEPVQKSHIKSQVVDDVLEILIKNGELPPSAAQDPSTPTIPNRQLPQNLVFTAPADSQTHSLVFTAASPISPISPIAMEVSQSDCVSSPAPAPPPPPPLPLATFSIQLPTSLQQLQQQEEITSFSTDLLTSEGDLDAAMLLSPQSAQQASPDPQPPQEVTSSDNANLDLKELELDLETLDTMDFSQLECDLGVKMEAPPELMDIGDMPMDMDDSDWLDSLMPQSPPNAPTTVSNHQPMPPTSLSSGTDIYDPLLASSQDPFDLFNMEDPDFKMSSDLSLTWDKVDFAT
- the LOC143428725 gene encoding uncharacterized protein LOC143428725 isoform X3; protein product: MPEPRAKRCKHCDESGHRLDSGSPFWRIQLDQDLLDTISAIYPEWFKDYTNTRASTSSSSSTSGGQLNTEGIVAADTSAVLEHKAAKGDQKSKSKAKKPDSLKDKERDRKEARRESKDERDAGNCKKGTKPSPQQDKAADVAGRKTAGVPGSQAVEMAEGNQSPPKAEVDDSPLQHAMDRNKESLKVKLMLRRPINQLVAQGIMPPLKTPPAFHEQRKQLERAKTGDLLKAKIQQRPGREELVRQHILEDVGHVDPSLAERQRMLKKARLADQLNDQLSHRPGPLELIQKNILHTEEPIERAVKEGHIPFKATCEGQVTKPQHPDHYITFEDDSQSSEGAPSPQLESRSDVLETAAASAGIVTVSLSIPTTGGAVVVSSTSPVFQQASKESNTIQTFAELCNTVVGSQQQQQQQSQQQAQHNQQHASTQASQTNGPSTTLLPLAPAPSPMSLGSTTSSLSPLSNISIASPPAPPPAAITPRPQPSPIAATTCQRSDAPGKDKNRKKSKTKSQPKTRTIKFHEYKGPPNAQKTSVSSTTSGLGSAPPGETSYELLLQQQQLFLQWQLEWQHKYPQIILPAAQKPLSLNSSGASDAGSNSGSSLNAPSPAPSNSSNNPSEQPPLRPLGKLEDMKVSDLKVELKRRNLPVSGSKPQLIERLKPFTESSSGNSTSSSNGPHVTHMGHILMDTPGLVTSDESSSHAKSPGFAVKDEPNSPRTDSPHGSEHDDPSSPPVRVSGDDIIKEQRKRIEELQRELFKSQQQLQQIRQTQPSTVHAEKLVLQQHIQNKMQQQQLAHHMQQLQHLQQQQQQHQQQQQQQQQQQSQQQTQQQHATFQQLNAKASLAAFLQAQPNNTTAILDSSALTAINNKKNQTKNSATVQIPAAIVFNLPKPTKLNNSLLSALVAQAQAQQQQQQQQQTATTEDGKPPPPQYDEATKLLKVKLEPVQKSHIKSQVVDDVLEILIKNGELPPSAAQDPSTPTIPNRQLPQNLVFTAPADSQTHSLVFTAASPISPISPIAMEVSQSDCLQQQEEITSFSTDLLTSEGDLDAAMLLSPQSAQQASPDPQPPQEVTSSDNANLDLKELELDLETLDTMDFSQLECDLGVKMEAPPELMDIGDMPMDMDDSDWLDSLMPQSPPNAPTTVSNHQPMPPTSLSSGTDIYDPLLASSQDPFDLFNMEDPDFKMSSDLSLTWDKVDFAT
- the LOC143428725 gene encoding uncharacterized protein LOC143428725 isoform X4, with protein sequence MVTLDTEQKPERQHCGRRMCAICRRIKRDKALKVKLMLRRPINQLVAQGIMPPLKTPPAFHEQRKQLERAKTGDLLKAKIQQRPGREELVRQHILEDVGHVDPSLAERQRMLKKARLADQLNDQLSHRPGPLELIQKNILHTEEPIERAVKEGHIPFKATCEGQVTKPQHPDHYITFEDDSQSSEGAPSPQLESRSDVLETAAASAGIVTVSLSIPTTGGAVVVSSTSPVFQQASKESNTIQTFAELCNTVVGSQQQQQQQSQQQAQHNQQHASTQASQTNGPSTTLLPLAPAPSPMSLGSTTSSLSPLSNISIASPPAPPPAAITPRPQPSPIAATTCQRSDAPGKDKNRKKSKTKSQPKTRTIKFHEYKGPPNAQKTSVSSTTSGLGSAPPGETSYELLLQQQQLFLQWQLEWQHKYPQIILPAAQKPLSLNSSGASDAGSNSGSSLNAPSPAPSNSSNNPSEQPPLRPLGKLEDMKVSDLKVELKRRNLPVSGSKPQLIERLKPFTESSSGNSTSSSNGPHVTHMGHILMDTPGLVTSDESSSHAKSPGFAVKDEPNSPRTDSPHGSEHDDPSSPPVRVSGDDIIKEQRKRIEELQRELFKSQQQLQQIRQTQPSTVHAEKLVLQQHIQNKMQQQQLAHHMQQLQHLQQQQQQHQQQQQQQQQQQSQQQTQQQHATFQQLNAKASLAAFLQAQPNNTTAILDSSALTAINNKKNQTKNSATVQIPAAIVFNLPKPTKLNNSLLSALVAQAQAQQQQQQQQQTATTEDGKPPPPQYDEATKLLKVKLEPVQKSHIKSQVVDDVLEILIKNGELPPSAAQDPSTPTIPNRQLPQNLVFTAPADSQTHSLVFTAASPISPISPIAMEVSQSDCVSSPAPAPPPPPPLPLATFSIQLPTSLQQLQQQEEITSFSTDLLTSEGDLDAAMLLSPQSAQQASPDPQPPQEVTSSDNANLDLKELELDLETLDTMDFSQLECDLGVKMEAPPELMDIGDMPMDMDDSDWLDSLMPQSPPNAPTTVSNHQPMPPTSLSSGTDIYDPLLASSQDPFDLFNMEDPDFKMSSDLSLTWDKVDFAT